In Carassius gibelio isolate Cgi1373 ecotype wild population from Czech Republic chromosome B17, carGib1.2-hapl.c, whole genome shotgun sequence, a single window of DNA contains:
- the LOC127976042 gene encoding dynein axonemal light chain 1-like — MAKATTIKEALVKWEEKTGEKASEATAVKLYGQIPPIEKMDATLSNLVNCERLSLSTNCIEKIANLNGLKNLKILSLGRNSIKNLNGLEAVGDTLEELWISYNLIEKLKGIHVMKKLKVLYMSNNLVKEWGEFQKLADLPALVDLVFVGNPLEEKYSADGNWIEEATKRLPKLKKLDGNPVIKQEEEEGEGES, encoded by the exons ATG GCAAAAGCGACAACTATTAAAGAGGCCCTGGTGAAATGG GAGGAGAAAACGGGGGAAAAAGCGAGCGAGGCCACAGCAGTAAAGCTTTATGGTCAGATACCTCCCATCGAAAAAATGGACGCGACTCTCTCTAATCTTGTCAACTGCGA GAGATTATCCTTGTCTACGAACTGTATTGAAAAAATTGCAAACTTGAATGGTCTAA AGAACCTTAAGATATTGTCCTTGGGGCGGAATAGCATCAAAAACCTTAATGGACTT GAAGCAGTAGGTGATACTCTGGAAGAGCTGTGGATCTCTTATAACCTCATAGAAAAACTGAAAGGAATTCACGTCATGAAGAAACTCAAAGTCTTGTATATGTCTAACAACTTGGTCAAGGAGTGGG ggGAGTTTCAGAAGCTGGCAGATCTTCCAGCATTGGTGGACCTCGTCTTTGTGGGGAACCCATTAGAAGAAAAGTATTCTGCAGATGGTAACTGGATAGAGGAAGCTACTAAGAGGCTTCCCAAGCTTAAAAAGCTAGATG gaaaCCCCGTTATCAAACAAGAAGAGGAGGAAGGTGAAGGGGAGAGCTAA
- the LOC127976040 gene encoding tubulin epsilon and delta complex protein 1-like isoform X2, whose translation MSREKSVKVKEVISSLCKLLSALSVESIPTAEAFRRAKFNRKDAAVDMWSLLSGLLQRVFALDCACRDSKDQDVQLLFVRSALCHCGYGPPWVVGPWPPSHIEEVGSRDLLLAFGWVLSSGNLLDFLLAEKVHQLDTLSSAPLIAQGLTPEQLDVAALGPGADTTVKKDQVLHALQWQYGKLRLQWKSLLSAQEEKSKFTHRVISNISPSAVCQPHITGSHHSNTTSTALDKELERIQALNGILEAYLDWKLHEPLFWCWMDSVIDSSLADASEEEPVDWPPGERSVRVRCPHGDETRRTVRQLDKMLLRLKTELRARRIEQSTLTLPSQGRRQGASWLSESQRMEVERKVSGYLGGLRLTNTSAITSRGFLPCLQDPQPTKPPHRFHTGEPGLAVTAGKLQASTALNELREREAVLQWQLERLRQNMRVEMQRQASTMEGIVLIPPLKR comes from the exons ATGTCGCGCGAAAAGAGTGTTAAAGTGAAGGAAGTTATTTCTTCTCTCTGTAAGTTACTATCTGCATTAAGCGTCGAGTCGATACCGACGGCTGAGGCATTCAGGAGAGCTAAATTCAACAGAAAAGATGCG gcaGTGGACATGTGGAGTTTGTTAAGTGGGCTTCTGCAGAGAGTTTTTGCTCTGGATTGTGCGTGCCGTGACTCTAAAGACCAAG ATGTGCAGCTGCTGTTTGTGAGGAGTGCTCTGTGTCACTGTGGCTATGGCCCCCCTTGGGTGGTGGGGCCCTGGCCCCCAAGTCACATAGAAGAAGTGGGGAGCCGAGATCTGCTCTTGGCATTCGGATGGGTGTTGTCATCAGGGAATCTACTGGACTTCCTGCTGGCTGAGAAGGTTCATCAGTTAGACACTCTCTCATCTGCACCGTTG ATCGCTCAGGGTCTAACACCAGAACAGCTTGACGTAGCGGCACTTGGACCAGGAGCAGATACCACAGTGAAGAAGGACCAGGTACTACATGCACTGCAGTGGCAATATGGGAAACTGAGGCTCCAGTGGAAGAGCTTACTCTCAGCCCAGGAGGAGAAGTCTAAATTCACCCATAGG GTTATCTCCAATATCAGCCCCTCTGCTGTCTGTCAGCCTCACATCACTGGTTCCCATCACAGCAACACAACGTCAACTGCTCTTGACAAG GAACTGGAGCGGATACAAGCATTGAATGGAATTCTGGAGGCGTATCTGGATTGGAAACTCCACGAACCTTTATTCTGGTGTTGGATG GACAGTGTGATCGACAGCTCTCTCGCCGATGCGTCTGAGGAGGAGCCTGTCGATTGGCCACCAGGGGAGCGGAGTGTCAGGGTGAGGTGTCCTCACGGCGATGAGACCCGGAGAACAGTCAGACAACTTGACAAGATGTTACTAAGGCTGAAGACAGAACTGAGGGCCAGAAGAATAGAGCAGTCCACTCTCACACTCCCCTCACAG GGGCGACGTCAAGGGGCTTCTTGGCTCTCTGAAAGTCAGAGAATGGAGGTGGAGAGGAAGGTTTCAGGCTATTTAGGGGGTCTACGTCTTACTAACACCTCTGCAATCACATCAAGAGGCTTTTTGCCATGTCTCCAGGATCCACAGCCCACAAAGCCACCTCACAGGTTCCACACCGGAGAACCCGGCCTGGCAGTGACAGCTGGGAAGCTCCAGGCATCGACGGCTCTGAATGAGCTGAGGGAGAGAGAGGCTGTACTGCAGTGGCAGCTGGAGCGATTGAGGCAAAATATGAGAGTGGAAATGCAGAGACAGGCCAGCACAATGGAAGGGATTGTTCTCATCCCACCACTTAAGAGATAA
- the LOC127976040 gene encoding tubulin epsilon and delta complex protein 1-like isoform X1, whose protein sequence is MSREKSVKVKEVISSLCKLLSALSVESIPTAEAFRRAKFNRKDAAVDMWSLLSGLLQRVFALDCACRDSKDQGFDVQLLFVRSALCHCGYGPPWVVGPWPPSHIEEVGSRDLLLAFGWVLSSGNLLDFLLAEKVHQLDTLSSAPLIAQGLTPEQLDVAALGPGADTTVKKDQVLHALQWQYGKLRLQWKSLLSAQEEKSKFTHRVISNISPSAVCQPHITGSHHSNTTSTALDKELERIQALNGILEAYLDWKLHEPLFWCWMDSVIDSSLADASEEEPVDWPPGERSVRVRCPHGDETRRTVRQLDKMLLRLKTELRARRIEQSTLTLPSQGRRQGASWLSESQRMEVERKVSGYLGGLRLTNTSAITSRGFLPCLQDPQPTKPPHRFHTGEPGLAVTAGKLQASTALNELREREAVLQWQLERLRQNMRVEMQRQASTMEGIVLIPPLKR, encoded by the exons ATGTCGCGCGAAAAGAGTGTTAAAGTGAAGGAAGTTATTTCTTCTCTCTGTAAGTTACTATCTGCATTAAGCGTCGAGTCGATACCGACGGCTGAGGCATTCAGGAGAGCTAAATTCAACAGAAAAGATGCG gcaGTGGACATGTGGAGTTTGTTAAGTGGGCTTCTGCAGAGAGTTTTTGCTCTGGATTGTGCGTGCCGTGACTCTAAAGACCAAGGTTTTG ATGTGCAGCTGCTGTTTGTGAGGAGTGCTCTGTGTCACTGTGGCTATGGCCCCCCTTGGGTGGTGGGGCCCTGGCCCCCAAGTCACATAGAAGAAGTGGGGAGCCGAGATCTGCTCTTGGCATTCGGATGGGTGTTGTCATCAGGGAATCTACTGGACTTCCTGCTGGCTGAGAAGGTTCATCAGTTAGACACTCTCTCATCTGCACCGTTG ATCGCTCAGGGTCTAACACCAGAACAGCTTGACGTAGCGGCACTTGGACCAGGAGCAGATACCACAGTGAAGAAGGACCAGGTACTACATGCACTGCAGTGGCAATATGGGAAACTGAGGCTCCAGTGGAAGAGCTTACTCTCAGCCCAGGAGGAGAAGTCTAAATTCACCCATAGG GTTATCTCCAATATCAGCCCCTCTGCTGTCTGTCAGCCTCACATCACTGGTTCCCATCACAGCAACACAACGTCAACTGCTCTTGACAAG GAACTGGAGCGGATACAAGCATTGAATGGAATTCTGGAGGCGTATCTGGATTGGAAACTCCACGAACCTTTATTCTGGTGTTGGATG GACAGTGTGATCGACAGCTCTCTCGCCGATGCGTCTGAGGAGGAGCCTGTCGATTGGCCACCAGGGGAGCGGAGTGTCAGGGTGAGGTGTCCTCACGGCGATGAGACCCGGAGAACAGTCAGACAACTTGACAAGATGTTACTAAGGCTGAAGACAGAACTGAGGGCCAGAAGAATAGAGCAGTCCACTCTCACACTCCCCTCACAG GGGCGACGTCAAGGGGCTTCTTGGCTCTCTGAAAGTCAGAGAATGGAGGTGGAGAGGAAGGTTTCAGGCTATTTAGGGGGTCTACGTCTTACTAACACCTCTGCAATCACATCAAGAGGCTTTTTGCCATGTCTCCAGGATCCACAGCCCACAAAGCCACCTCACAGGTTCCACACCGGAGAACCCGGCCTGGCAGTGACAGCTGGGAAGCTCCAGGCATCGACGGCTCTGAATGAGCTGAGGGAGAGAGAGGCTGTACTGCAGTGGCAGCTGGAGCGATTGAGGCAAAATATGAGAGTGGAAATGCAGAGACAGGCCAGCACAATGGAAGGGATTGTTCTCATCCCACCACTTAAGAGATAA